In the Eptesicus fuscus isolate TK198812 chromosome 12, DD_ASM_mEF_20220401, whole genome shotgun sequence genome, one interval contains:
- the FAM110A gene encoding protein FAM110A: MPVDMLSPGARDTPALPFRLRTKVPGYLLRRPADGGARKPSAVERLEADKAKYVKSLHVANTRQQPVQPLLSKQPLFSPGTRRTVLTPSRRALPGPCRRPHLDLDILSSLIDLCDSPVSPAEASRTPGRAEGAHQDPPATPPRPPPSTAAVRRVDVRPLPASPAQPCPSPDTAASSPARPPGLQRSKSDLSERFSRAAADLERFFNFCGLDPEEARGLGVAHLARASSDIVSLAGPSAGPGSSEGGCSRRSSATVEERARERVPYGVSVIERNARVIKWLYGLRQARETPAVEG; the protein is encoded by the coding sequence ATGCCTGTGGACATGCTGTCTCCTGGAGCCCGGGACACACCCGCCCTACCTTTCCGCCTGAGGACCAAGGTCCCGGGCTACCTGCTACGACGGCCGGCAGACGGTGGAGCCCGGAAACCTAGTGCTGTGGAGCGCCTGGAGGCCGACAAGGCCAAGTACGTCAAGAGCCTGCATGTGGCCAACACCCGCCAGCAACCTGTGCAGCCCCTGCTGTCCAAGCAGCCGCTCTTCAGCCCTGGGACTCGCCGCACGGTGCTCACTCCTAGCCGCcgagccctgcctggcccctgccgcCGGCCCCACCTGGACCTGGACATCCTTAGCAGCCTTATCGACTTGTGTGATAGCCCGGTGTCCCCTGCCGAGGCTAGCCGCACCCCCGGACGGGCAGAGGGAGCCCACCAGGACCCTCCAGCCACCCCTCCACGCCCACCTCCCAGTACCGCTGCTGTCCGCCGAGTGGATGTccgtcccctgccggcctcacctgcccagccctgcccatcaCCAGACACTGCCGCCTCCAGTCCAGCCCGGCCCCCGGGTTTGCAGCGCTCCAAGTCAGACCTGAGTGAGCGCTTCTCGCGGGCAGCGGCCGACCTGGAGCGATTTTTTAACTTCTGTGGCCTGGACCCAGAGGAGGCGCGGGGGTTGGGTGTGGCCCACCTGGCACGAGCCAGCTCAGACATAGTGTCTCTGGCGgggcccagtgctgggccaggaagCTCCGAGGGGGGCTGCTCCCGCCGCAGCTCGGCCACTGTTGAGGAGCGGGCCCGGGAGCGCGTCCCCTATGGCGTATCAGTGATTGAGCGCAACGCCCGGGTGATCAAGTGGCTGTACGGGCTGCGGCAAGCGCGGGAGACTCCAGCGGTGGAGGGATAG